The Chloroflexota bacterium genome window below encodes:
- the ftsZ gene encoding cell division protein FtsZ: MDFNSNLIENFAQIKVIGVGGGGSNAVDRMVESGLQGVEFITVNTDAQALIHSPATIRVRIGDKLTRGLGSGGNPVIGQKAAEETHDELHDVLRGSDMVFITAGMGGGTGTGASPVIASIAQEIGALTVGVVTRPFLFEGNHRRKVAESGIDQLKPSVDALIVVPNDRLLQIASKNTKMNEAFRMADDVLRQGIQGISDLITSRGLINLDFADVKTIMSQQGTALMAIGHGIGDNRMVDAANMAISSPLLEISIDGAKGVLFNVTGGEDLGLLEVNEAAEIISKAADPDANIIFGARIDPNLPADEVKITIIATGFDQARPQGNNRSRSYPSAQSQPSQPTSYQQPVQQPVRPAPQPQQPQRPTPPTSFGSNDDLDIPPFLRNRERRK, translated from the coding sequence ATGGATTTCAATAGCAACTTAATTGAAAATTTCGCCCAAATCAAGGTGATTGGGGTTGGTGGTGGCGGCTCGAATGCGGTTGATCGCATGGTCGAATCGGGCCTGCAAGGGGTCGAATTTATCACCGTCAACACCGATGCTCAAGCCCTGATTCACTCGCCTGCCACAATTCGCGTGCGGATTGGCGATAAACTGACGCGCGGGCTTGGCTCAGGCGGTAATCCCGTGATTGGCCAAAAAGCCGCCGAAGAAACCCATGATGAGCTGCACGATGTGTTGCGTGGCTCGGATATGGTTTTCATCACTGCTGGCATGGGTGGTGGTACTGGCACAGGTGCTTCGCCCGTGATTGCTTCAATTGCCCAAGAAATTGGCGCTTTGACGGTTGGTGTGGTGACGCGCCCCTTCTTGTTTGAGGGCAACCATCGCCGCAAAGTTGCCGAATCGGGGATTGACCAACTCAAGCCAAGCGTTGATGCCTTGATTGTGGTGCCAAACGATCGCTTGCTGCAAATTGCTTCGAAAAACACCAAAATGAATGAAGCTTTTCGCATGGCCGACGATGTGCTGCGCCAAGGTATTCAAGGGATCTCCGATTTGATTACCAGTCGTGGTTTGATTAACCTCGACTTTGCCGACGTAAAAACCATTATGTCGCAACAAGGCACGGCCTTGATGGCAATTGGCCATGGTATCGGCGATAATCGCATGGTCGATGCTGCCAATATGGCGATTTCATCACCCTTGCTTGAAATCTCGATTGATGGTGCTAAGGGCGTGCTGTTCAACGTGACTGGTGGCGAAGATTTGGGCTTGTTGGAAGTCAACGAAGCTGCCGAGATTATTTCCAAGGCAGCTGATCCTGATGCCAACATTATTTTCGGCGCACGGATTGACCCTAACCTGCCAGCTGATGAAGTTAAAATCACGATTATTGCTACCGGCTTTGATCAAGCGCGACCACAAGGCAACAATCGCTCACGTTCATATCCATCGGCGCAAAGCCAACCTAGCCAACCAACCAGCTACCAACAACCAGTGCAGCAACCAGTGCGGCCAGCACCTCAACCGCAACAACCACAACGGCCCACTCCACCAACCTCGTTTGGTAGCAACGACGATTTAGATATTCCGCCATTCTTGCGCAACCGCGAACGCCGCAAGTAA